One genomic window of Quercus robur chromosome 6, dhQueRobu3.1, whole genome shotgun sequence includes the following:
- the LOC126690572 gene encoding L10-interacting MYB domain-containing protein-like, whose amino-acid sequence MSSRVTRSRREPPQQDDQARARWTTSLTKILADLMINQVQKGNRQKNSFSKKAWRYISAEFYKKTGLKWDKEQLKNRYAVLRRQYITVKSLLDQSDFSWDEFTGTIIAKDEAWTEYIRGHPDAETLKHSGCPIYKELCLIFSESAANGKHDSFAEDEGGSPSIQCADPLSMHPESMSDSDEVDDIIDDHKTTQPTTPCSTANRKRGRKGMDDVIAGAIMEMAAASKLRTAAMLQCNARHTIADCIRELDEMQGVDEKVYLAALDLFNKPNAREIFLSLKGDKRLIWLHSKCAA is encoded by the exons ATGTCAAGCCGAGTAACTCGCTCAAGAAGAGAACCACCTCAGCAGGATGACCAAGCAAGAGCTAGATGGACAACATCTCTCACTAAGATACTTGCAGACTTGATGATTAACCAAGTTCAAAAAGGGAACagacaaaaaaattcttttagcAAGAAAGCATGGAGGTATATCTCTGCtgaattttataagaaaacagGGCTGAAATGGGACAAGGAGCAATTGAAGAACCGATATGCAGTCTTGAGGAGGCAGTATATTACTGTGAAGTCACTTCTTGATCAAAGTGATTTCAGTTGGGATGAATTCACGGGGACTATTATAGCCAAGGATGAAGCATGGACTGAATACATCAGG GGACATCCTGATGCCGAGACTTTGAAACACTCTGGCTGCCCAATCTACAAGGAGCTATGCTTGATATTCTCAGAATCAGCTGCCAATGGGAAACACGATTCGTTTGCTGAAGATGAGGGAGGGAGTCCTTCCATTCAATGTGCAGATCCCTTGAGCATGCACCCTGAGTCCATGTCAGATTCTGATGAAGTGGATGACATTATAGATGACCACAAAACTACTCAACCGACCACTCCTTGTTCAACAGCAAATCGTAAGAGAGGTCGTAAAGGAATGGATGACGTTATTGCAGGAGCTATAATGGAGATGGCCGCTGCTTCAAAGCTAAGGACAGCCGCCATGCTGCAATGTAATGCCCGACATACCATAGCCGATTGTATAAGAGAACTGGATGAGATGCAAGGTGTTGATGAAAAGGTCTATTTGGCTGCTCTAGATCTATTCAACAAGCCTAATGCAAGGGAGATTTTCTTGTCTCTCAAAGGTGACAAGCGCTTGATTTGGTTGCATAGCAAGTGTGCTGCTTAA
- the LOC126690570 gene encoding cell cycle checkpoint protein RAD17 isoform X1 has protein sequence MGKRNNLVVLSSDDEENERSLSSSRSYSKPKSRSLVTRSNPNPRGAKKARISNSRSRLSKESSNVNEIGFLYDDFDEVFNGFKVSAGKREHVSGFGGSNANGLWVDKYKPRSLEELAVHKKKVEEVKVWFEERLRSSKDEFGHYVLVITGQAGVGKSATIHVIASHLGAIVCEWNTPTPVIWQEHLHNSSAGITYTSKLDEFEIFVERIRKYGFIPSSSAKEPKSSNILLIDDLPMTNGKVAFGRLKKCLHLLVRSTRIPTAILLTDYGEADSADHTARCSEELKLYLESAGACKVAFNPITNNSIKKTLSRICRLEQFNVTAEQIDLIAKASGGDIRNAITSLQFCCLKPDPLRSLSLCDTTTTYLREKSDEISALDGESSLKFGRDETLSLFHALGKFLHNKRETENAMALMDRDEFLVRDKFSRLPLKMDAPEKVLCQAHGQARPIADFLHENVLDFLCEEAIDDAWTVASYLSDADMLLATFRGMLTRYNEAENVLQTAAASVAVRGVLFGNSHPSPSRWHAIRRPKLWQVEQSSLCNKTEMVKRGFIGYSRLTLSDLSVVTTEYTPMLKWLGYGTSGGLEAHQDLMQDNKTEDNFDKMSLDDQQEIETTDDEIEDW, from the exons ATGGGGAAGAGGAACAACTTAGTTGTGTTGTCCTCCGATGACGAAGAAAATGAACGTTCGTTGAGTTCCAGTCGGAGCTATTCGAAGCCAAAATCTAGGTCACTGGTTACTCGctcaaaccctaaccctagagGAGCCAAGAAGGCTCGCATTTCGAATTCTAGGTCTCGCTTGAGTAAAGAATCCAGTAATGTAAATGAG ATTGGATTCTTGTATGACGATTTTGATGAAGTGTTTAATGGGTTCAAGGTATCTGCTG GGAAACGAGAACACGTATCAGGTTTTGGTGGGAGCAATGCGAATGGGTTATGGGTTGATAAATACAAACCTCGTTCCTTGGAAGAGCTAGCCGTTCACAAGAAAAAG GTTGAAGAAGTTAAAGTATGGTTTGAAGAAAGATTGAGATCTTCTAAG GATGAATTTGGCCATTATGTTCTTGTCATCACTGGGCAAGCTGGAGTTGGAAAATCT GCAACTATTCATGTAATTGCATCTCACCTTGGAGCCATAGTATGTGAATGGAACACACCTACTCCAGTTATTTGGCAAGAGCATCTGCATAACTCTAGTGCAG GGATAACCTATACATCTAAGTTGGatgagtttgaaatttttgttgagagaATAAGGAAGTATGGATTCATACCATCATCCTCTGCTAAAGAGCCAAAATCGTCTAACATACTCCTCATTGATGATCTTCCAATGACGAATGGAAAAGTTGCTTTTGGAAGACTTAAAAAATGTTTGCATCTTCTTGTGCGATCAACTCGGATACCAACAGCTATATTGCTCACAGACTATGGTGAAGCTGATTCGGCGGACCACACTGCAAGATGCTCAGAAGAACTTAAGTTGTATCTTGAGAGTGCTGGGGCTTGTAAG GTTGCTTTCAATCCTATTACAAATAATTCTATTAAGAAGACACTTTCAAGAATATGCAGACTAGAGCAGTTTAATGTGACTGCTGAACAGATTGATCTAATAGCAAAAGCAAGTGGAGGTGACATCCGAAATGCAATCACATCTTTACAGTTCTGTTGCCTCAAGCCAGATCCCTTGCGTTCTTTATCTTTGTGTGATACCACTACCACTTATTTGAGAGAAAAATCAGATGAGATCAGTGCTTTGGACGGTGAATCTTCCCTGAAATTTGGCAGAGATGAGACACTTTCTCTTTTTCATGCTCTTGGGAAGTTTCTGCATAACAAAAGAGAGACTGAAAATGCCATGGCATTAATGG ACCGAGATGAATTTCTTGTGCGGGATAAATTCTCAAGATTGCCACTGAAAATGGATGCTCCAGAGAAGGTTCTCTGTCAAGCACATGGGCAAGCAAGGCCTATTGCTGATTTTCTACATGAAAATG ttcTAGATTTCCTGTGTGAGGAGGCAATAGATGATGCATGGACTGTGGCTTCATATTTAAGCGATGCTGACATGCTTCTTGCTACTTTCCGTGGAATGCTAACTAGATATAATGAGGCAGAAAATGTTCTACAAACAGCTGCTGCTTCAGTTGCTGTCCGGGGGGTCCTATTTGGAAATTCTCATCCTTCGCCTTCCAG GTGGCATGCCATTCGCCGACCAAAGCTCTGGCAGGTTGAGCAATCATCACTTTGCAATAAA ACTGAGATGGTAAAACGTGGATTCATTGGTTACAGCAGGCTAACTTTATCTGATCTGTCGGTTGTGACGACGGAGTACACACCTATGCTCAAGTGGCTTGGATATGGAACCTCTGGGGGTCTTGAAGCTCATCAGGATTTGATGCAAGACAACAAGACAGAAGACAACTTTGATAAGATGAGTTTGGATGACCAACAAGAAATTGAGACAACTGATGATGAAATCGAAGATTGGTAA
- the LOC126690570 gene encoding cell cycle checkpoint protein RAD17 isoform X2, whose protein sequence is MGKRNNLVVLSSDDEENERSLSSSRSYSKPKSRSLVTRSNPNPRGAKKARISNSRSRLSKESSNVNEIGFLYDDFDEVFNGFKVSAGKREHVSGFGGSNANGLWVDKYKPRSLEELAVHKKKVEEVKVWFEERLRSSKDEFGHYVLVITGQAGVGKSATIHVIASHLGAIVCEWNTPTPVIWQEHLHNSSAGITYTSKLDEFEIFVERIRKYGFIPSSSAKEPKSSNILLIDDLPMTNGKVAFGRLKKCLHLLVRSTRIPTAILLTDYGEADSADHTARCSEELKLYLESAGACKVAFNPITNNSIKKTLSRICRLEQFNVTAEQIDLIAKASGGDIRNAITSLQFCCLKPDPLRSLSLCDTTTTYLREKSDEISALDGESSLKFGRDETLSLFHALGKFLHNKRETENAMALMDRDEFLVRDKFSRLPLKMDAPEKVLCQAHGQARPIADFLHENVLDFLCEEAIDDAWTVASYLSDADMLLATFRGMLTRYNEAENVLQTAAASVAVRGVLFGNSHPSPSRWHAIRRPKLWQVEQSSLCNKQANFI, encoded by the exons ATGGGGAAGAGGAACAACTTAGTTGTGTTGTCCTCCGATGACGAAGAAAATGAACGTTCGTTGAGTTCCAGTCGGAGCTATTCGAAGCCAAAATCTAGGTCACTGGTTACTCGctcaaaccctaaccctagagGAGCCAAGAAGGCTCGCATTTCGAATTCTAGGTCTCGCTTGAGTAAAGAATCCAGTAATGTAAATGAG ATTGGATTCTTGTATGACGATTTTGATGAAGTGTTTAATGGGTTCAAGGTATCTGCTG GGAAACGAGAACACGTATCAGGTTTTGGTGGGAGCAATGCGAATGGGTTATGGGTTGATAAATACAAACCTCGTTCCTTGGAAGAGCTAGCCGTTCACAAGAAAAAG GTTGAAGAAGTTAAAGTATGGTTTGAAGAAAGATTGAGATCTTCTAAG GATGAATTTGGCCATTATGTTCTTGTCATCACTGGGCAAGCTGGAGTTGGAAAATCT GCAACTATTCATGTAATTGCATCTCACCTTGGAGCCATAGTATGTGAATGGAACACACCTACTCCAGTTATTTGGCAAGAGCATCTGCATAACTCTAGTGCAG GGATAACCTATACATCTAAGTTGGatgagtttgaaatttttgttgagagaATAAGGAAGTATGGATTCATACCATCATCCTCTGCTAAAGAGCCAAAATCGTCTAACATACTCCTCATTGATGATCTTCCAATGACGAATGGAAAAGTTGCTTTTGGAAGACTTAAAAAATGTTTGCATCTTCTTGTGCGATCAACTCGGATACCAACAGCTATATTGCTCACAGACTATGGTGAAGCTGATTCGGCGGACCACACTGCAAGATGCTCAGAAGAACTTAAGTTGTATCTTGAGAGTGCTGGGGCTTGTAAG GTTGCTTTCAATCCTATTACAAATAATTCTATTAAGAAGACACTTTCAAGAATATGCAGACTAGAGCAGTTTAATGTGACTGCTGAACAGATTGATCTAATAGCAAAAGCAAGTGGAGGTGACATCCGAAATGCAATCACATCTTTACAGTTCTGTTGCCTCAAGCCAGATCCCTTGCGTTCTTTATCTTTGTGTGATACCACTACCACTTATTTGAGAGAAAAATCAGATGAGATCAGTGCTTTGGACGGTGAATCTTCCCTGAAATTTGGCAGAGATGAGACACTTTCTCTTTTTCATGCTCTTGGGAAGTTTCTGCATAACAAAAGAGAGACTGAAAATGCCATGGCATTAATGG ACCGAGATGAATTTCTTGTGCGGGATAAATTCTCAAGATTGCCACTGAAAATGGATGCTCCAGAGAAGGTTCTCTGTCAAGCACATGGGCAAGCAAGGCCTATTGCTGATTTTCTACATGAAAATG ttcTAGATTTCCTGTGTGAGGAGGCAATAGATGATGCATGGACTGTGGCTTCATATTTAAGCGATGCTGACATGCTTCTTGCTACTTTCCGTGGAATGCTAACTAGATATAATGAGGCAGAAAATGTTCTACAAACAGCTGCTGCTTCAGTTGCTGTCCGGGGGGTCCTATTTGGAAATTCTCATCCTTCGCCTTCCAG GTGGCATGCCATTCGCCGACCAAAGCTCTGGCAGGTTGAGCAATCATCACTTTGCAATAAA CAGGCTAACTTTATCTGA